Proteins found in one Sardina pilchardus chromosome 3, fSarPil1.1, whole genome shotgun sequence genomic segment:
- the LOC134077407 gene encoding uncharacterized protein LOC134077407, translated as MLKHVFIVIVLVLIEGSSSRINLRCNNDFDRNMTCEFTPEQSTICSEYSLKVEFNPDEPNLKRDYNCAPSSDDRGKCCCSIDVEAGFLYGEDSIVTLRRNGNISTYFIDTFKNIKLKTPTIKSVNTTADGNSIVSWRTHYISGHTLSKDFRTELEFRSKKAGWNVTEEAILKTHYELNNLLPNTEYFVRVRVKAVIIDKSHSTDFSDWSEEFAFVSGNVANVPKIVVPVICLILIFIICTLVCCCVKIKKSGKDDKKDRIASFSPKIDGFMDYLIGAEHKILYPENTLPSRMEVFIPKQHITEEEKSITSISVGSSGNSNLIESTNSNSTSVDYGFVEKDPHQILERLRSAVQQDLERVRQARSAPVTNLLVLPSLSDYQSVGVQESERSRNPCVGSQSNPGCTSGSSFDNRCYSVPTSPAPCQSSFFTPSLCCDLGYQSSESFGQPLLMETEGCHVVLPPLIQTDLAYRPCDGCSIGEAECLPRSENVEASGSLVKPMGQGVSICMDRTLQGIEEEEQNCAQRSVCTKSLLQPCPLPLGECGPLLCSDEYRPVPIFIPS; from the exons ATGCTGAAACATGTTTTCATAGTGATTGTCCTGGTTTTGATTgaag GATCATCTTCTAGGATTAATCTTAGGTGCAACAATGATTTCGATAGAAACATGACGTGTGAATTTACACCGGAGCAGTCTACCATTTGCTCGGAGTACTCTCTAAAAGTAGAGTTTAACCCTGACGAACCCAATTTAAAGAG AGATTACAACTGCGCTCCTAGCAGTGATGATCGTGGCAAATGTTGTTGCTCTATTGACGTTGAGGCTGGTTTTTTGTACGGTGAAGACAGCATAGTTACCCTGAGGAGAAATGGCAACATCAGTACATACTTTATCGACACGTTTAAAAACA TAAAGCTCAAAACTCCAACCATCAAAAGTGTGAATACAACAGCAGATGGGAATTCAATTGTGTCATGGCGGACTCACTATATATCAGGACATACGCTTTCAAAAGACTTCAGGACTGAACTTGAATTTAGATCAAAGAAGGCTGGATGG AATGTTACTGAAGAAGCCATTCTTAAAACACATTATGAATTGAATAATTTATTACCAAACACAGAGTATTTTGTCCGGGTTAGGGTCAAGGCCGTAATCATTGACAAATCTCACTCCACTGACTTCAGTGACTGGAGTGAAGAATTTGCATTTGTCAGCG GTAATGTTGCAAATGTTCCTAAGATAGTTGTGCCAGTCATATGTCTGATCCTGATCTTCATCATTTGTACATTAGTCTGCTGCTGTGTTAA AATCAAGAAAAGCGGGAAGGATGATAAAAAGGATAGGATAGCCTCATTTTCTCCAAAGATTGATGGATTCATGGATTATCTCATCGGGGCAGAACATAAG ATACTCTATCCAGAAAATACCTTACCATCCAGGATGGAGGTGTTTATTCCAAAACAGCACATCActgaagaggagaaaag CATAACCTCCATCTCAGTTGGCAGCAGTGGAAACAGCAACCTTATTGAAAGCACAAACTCCAACTCAACTTCAGTGGATTATGGGTTTGTTGAAAAGGACCCGCACCAGATCTTGGAGCGGTTACGGTCAGCTGTCCAGCAGGACTTGGAGCGAGTGCGCCAGGCCCGGTCAGCTCCTGTGACAAACCTCTTAGTTTTGCCAAGCCTGTCTGACTATCAAAGTGTTGGCGTGCAGGAGTCAGAGAGATCCCGTAACCCCTGCGTAGGCTCACAGAGCAACCCCGGATGCACCTCGGGCTCATCGTTTGACAACCGCTGCTATTCGGTCCCCACCAGCCCTGCCCCTTGCCAGTCCTCTTTTTTTACGCCGTCATTGTGCTGTGACCTTGGCTACCAGTCAAGTGAGAGTTTTGGCCAGCCGCTGTTGATGGAGACGGAGGGATGCCATGTTGTTTTGCCCCCACTCATCCAAACAGACCTTGCCTACCGACCTTGTGATGGCTGCTCGATCGGGGAGGCAGAATGTCTCCCCAGGTCAGAAAACGTGGAGGCTAGCGGGAGCTTGGTGAAACCCATGGGACAGGGTGTGAGCATTTGCATGGACCGGACTCTGCAGGgcattgaggaggaggagcagaactGTGCACAGCGGTCAGTTTGTACCAAGAGCCTGCTTCAAccctgtcctcttcctctcggGGAGTGCGGCCCACTCCTGTGCAGTGATGAATATCGGCCTGTGCCAATCTTCATTCCAAGCTGA